The following coding sequences lie in one Xanthomonas hyacinthi genomic window:
- the lpdA gene encoding dihydrolipoyl dehydrogenase, with translation MAVIEVKVPDIGDYSEVPVIEVLVAVGDTVKKDQGLLTLESDKATLEVPSAAAGVIKELKVKLGDTLSEGAVIALLETEDAGAAPAAAPAAAKADAPASKPPVAPSHRAPAEPPARKPALASGKPADIECKMVVLGAGPGGYTAAFRAADLGLDTVLIERYASLGGVCLNVGCIPSKALLHAAAVIDEVAHAGDFGVTFSAPKIALDKLRAYKDNVVGKLTGGLASMARQRKVRTVTGVASFVSPSELQIVGADGKTQLLRFEQCIIAAGSQAVKLPNFPWDDKRVMDSTDALELQEIPKTLLVVGGGIIGLEMATVYSALGSKVTVVEFMDQLMPGADQDLVKPLADRLKKQGVEVYLKTKATAVKADKKGITVSFEAAAEGETSALGATSYDRVLVAVGRSPNGKKIGAEKAGVNVTERGFIPVDRQMRSNVPHIFAIGDIVGNPMLAHKATHEGKLAAEVAAGEGIPGKGREWVARVIPSVAYTNPEIAWVGVTETEAKAKGLKVGVAKFPWAASGRAIGIGRTEGFTKLIFDEQTHRIVGGAIVGVHAGDLLAEIGLAIEMGAEAEDIGHTIHAHPTLSESVGMAAEVYDGTITDLYLPKKK, from the coding sequence AGGACCAGGGCCTGCTGACCCTGGAATCGGACAAGGCCACGCTGGAAGTGCCGTCGGCGGCGGCCGGCGTGATCAAGGAGCTGAAGGTCAAGCTCGGCGACACCCTGTCCGAGGGCGCGGTGATCGCGCTGCTGGAGACCGAGGACGCCGGCGCCGCGCCGGCCGCCGCGCCCGCGGCGGCCAAGGCCGACGCGCCGGCCAGCAAGCCGCCGGTGGCGCCCTCGCACCGCGCCCCGGCCGAGCCGCCGGCGCGCAAGCCGGCGCTGGCCAGCGGCAAGCCGGCCGACATCGAATGCAAGATGGTGGTGCTCGGCGCCGGCCCCGGCGGCTACACCGCCGCATTCCGCGCCGCCGACCTGGGCCTGGACACGGTGCTGATCGAGCGCTACGCCAGCCTCGGCGGGGTCTGCCTCAACGTCGGCTGCATCCCGTCCAAGGCGCTGCTGCACGCGGCCGCGGTGATCGACGAGGTCGCCCATGCCGGCGATTTCGGCGTGACCTTCAGCGCGCCCAAGATCGCCCTGGACAAGCTGCGCGCGTACAAGGACAACGTGGTCGGCAAGCTCACCGGCGGCCTGGCCAGCATGGCCAGGCAGCGCAAGGTGCGCACCGTCACCGGCGTGGCCAGCTTCGTGTCGCCCAGCGAGCTGCAGATCGTCGGCGCCGACGGCAAGACCCAGCTGCTGCGCTTCGAGCAGTGCATCATCGCCGCCGGCTCGCAGGCGGTGAAGCTGCCCAACTTCCCGTGGGACGACAAGCGGGTGATGGACTCCACCGACGCGCTGGAGCTGCAGGAGATCCCCAAGACCCTGCTGGTGGTCGGCGGCGGCATCATCGGCCTGGAAATGGCCACCGTGTACAGCGCGCTGGGCAGCAAGGTCACCGTGGTCGAGTTCATGGACCAGCTGATGCCGGGCGCCGACCAGGACCTGGTCAAGCCGCTGGCCGACCGCCTGAAGAAGCAGGGCGTGGAGGTCTACCTGAAGACCAAGGCCACCGCGGTCAAGGCCGACAAGAAGGGCATCACCGTGTCCTTCGAGGCCGCGGCCGAGGGCGAGACGTCGGCGCTGGGCGCGACCAGCTACGACCGCGTGCTGGTCGCGGTGGGCCGCTCGCCGAACGGCAAGAAGATCGGTGCGGAGAAGGCCGGCGTCAACGTCACCGAGCGCGGCTTCATCCCGGTCGATCGGCAGATGCGCAGCAACGTGCCGCACATCTTCGCCATCGGCGACATCGTCGGCAACCCGATGCTGGCGCACAAGGCCACCCACGAGGGCAAGCTGGCGGCCGAAGTGGCCGCAGGCGAGGGCATCCCTGGTAAAGGCCGGGAATGGGTGGCGCGGGTGATCCCGTCGGTGGCCTACACCAACCCGGAAATCGCCTGGGTCGGCGTCACCGAGACCGAGGCCAAGGCCAAGGGCCTGAAGGTCGGCGTGGCCAAGTTCCCGTGGGCGGCCAGCGGCCGCGCCATCGGCATCGGCCGCACCGAGGGCTTCACCAAGCTGATCTTCGACGAGCAGACGCACCGCATCGTCGGCGGCGCCATCGTCGGCGTGCATGCCGGCGACCTGCTGGCCGAGATCGGCCTGGCGATCGAGATGGGCGCCGAGGCCGAGGACATCGGCCACACCATCCATGCGCATCCGACCCTGAGCGAGTCGGTCGGCATGGCCGCCGAGGTCTACGACGGCACCATCACCGATCTATACCTCCCGAAAAAGAAATAA